Below is a genomic region from Citrobacter europaeus.
TGGCTTAACATGAAATTACAGCAGCTTCGCTACATTGTTGAGGTGGTGAACCACAACCTTAATGTCTCCTCAACCGCGGAAGGGCTTTATACCTCCCAGCCAGGTATCAGTAAGCAAGTTCGCATGCTGGAAGATGAGCTTGGCATCCAGATTTTTGCCCGTAGCGGTAAGCACCTGACCCAGGTTACGCCAGCGGGACAGGAAGTTATTCGTATTGCGCGCGAAGTTTTGTCCAAGGTCGAGGCCATTAAGTCCGTAGCTGGCGAACATACCTGGCCGGACAAAGGCTCATTGTATATCGCTACTACCCACACTCAGGCGCGTTACGCGCTACCAAACGTGATTAAAGGCTTTATTGAACGTTATCCTCGCGTCTCATTGCATATGCATCAAGGATCGCCGACGCAAATCGCCGAAGCCGTCTCGAAAGGGAATGCAGATTTTGCTATCGCGACGGAAGCTTTGCACCTGTATGACGACCTGGTGATGCTGCCTTGCTACCACTGGAACCGTTCGATTGTCGTTACGCCGGACCATCCGTTGGCGGGCAAATCTTCCGTATCTATTGAGGAACTGGCGCAGTATCCACTGGTGACCTACACCTTTGGATTTACCGGGCGTTCGGAGCTGGACACCGCGTTCAATCGTGCCGGACTGGAGCCGCGCATTGTTTTTACCGCGACCGATGCCGATGTCATCAAGACCTATGTCCGTTTGGGTCTCGGCGTGGGGGTCATTGCCAGTATGGCGGTTGATCCTGTGTCCGACCCTGACCTGGTTCGCGTTGATGCGCATGACATT
It encodes:
- the cysB gene encoding HTH-type transcriptional regulator CysB, with amino-acid sequence MKLQQLRYIVEVVNHNLNVSSTAEGLYTSQPGISKQVRMLEDELGIQIFARSGKHLTQVTPAGQEVIRIAREVLSKVEAIKSVAGEHTWPDKGSLYIATTHTQARYALPNVIKGFIERYPRVSLHMHQGSPTQIAEAVSKGNADFAIATEALHLYDDLVMLPCYHWNRSIVVTPDHPLAGKSSVSIEELAQYPLVTYTFGFTGRSELDTAFNRAGLEPRIVFTATDADVIKTYVRLGLGVGVIASMAVDPVSDPDLVRVDAHDIFSHSTTKIGFRRSTFLRSYMYDFIQRFAPHLTRDVVDTAVALRSNDDIEAMFKDIKLPEK